CGACGCACGGCTCGGTGCGCCGGTCCTGGCGTCCCGGGTACTGGAGCGCGACCACGTCGGCCTCCGGGGCGAAGCGCACCGACACGGGGTGGAAGAAGCTGGCCGAACCGCCCGCGTGCGGAAAGCAGACCAGCCGTACGGCGCTGGAGGCGGCGGGGTGGTAGCGGCGGATCCACGCCGTGGTGGCGTCGTCGGCGATACGCGACATGGGCGTCCTTTCCAGAGCTTTCGTCGGTGCGGCGGCGGCAACCGGCCCGCCGTCGCCGCCCATTGAACGCAAGGCGCCACCTGCAAAACCCTAAACTTCGCCGCCGAGGTGGGGCGCCACGACCGGTCCGGGCGCGGCGCCCGTCCGCGTCTCAGCCGACGGGCCTGCGCTCGGCGGCGAGGACAGCGGCGAGTTCGCCCCGCCCGCGGATGCCGAGCTTGCGGTACACGCTCGTGAGGTGGAACTCCACGGTGCGCTGGGTGAGGAAGAGGGCCTCGGCGATCTCCCGGTTGGTGGCTCCGGCGGCGGCCCGCTCGGCGACCTGGCGTTCGCTGCCGCTCAGCGCGTCGGTGGGCGACTCGGTGCCGCTGCGCAGGCGGCCGCCGGCCGCGCCGAGGGCGGGCACCGCCTGGTCGAGGAGCTGCCGGTCGCCGCACAGTACGGCGATGTCGATGGCACGGCGCAGCCGTTCGCGCGCGCCCTCGAAGTCGCCGCGCTCCAGCAGCCGCCGGCCGAGCAGGTACTCGGCGCGGGCGTGCTCCAGGCGGCCGGGGCTGCCGTCGAGGAGACGGGTGGCCTCGGTCAGTTCGTCGATGCCGGTGTCGCCGGGCGTGAGGACACCGCGGGAGACGGCGAGCATGCCCTGGGCCCGGGGTGTGCCCCAGCGCAGCACCGCCGGCGCCACCCGGTCGACGACGTCCCGTCCCTCGCCGAACCGGCCGAGGTCGGCGAGCACTTGCGCGGCGTCGTACCACCAGGGCGCCAGCACGGGGTTGCCGATGCCCGCCTCGGCGAGGCTGTCGCCGCAGCGCACGAGATGGCCGAGGGCGCCCTCCAGGTCACCGAGTGCGGCGCGGGTGCGGGCCCGGCTCATCATGTAGGTGTGGGACTCCAGCGTGAACTGGTCCAGGCGTGGCCGGCGCACCAGATCGAGGAGTTCCTCGGCCTTGCGGGCGTCGCCGCGCAGGACCAGGACGTCCGCGAGGGTGCAGTGCGGGCCGACGGCGCTCTTCACATGCAGGTCGCGGTGGACGAGGTCGAAGGCGAGCTGTGCGTCGGACAGGGCCTGGGCTATGTTGCCGGCCCACATGTGCACCTGGGCGCGGGTGGTGGAGACGAGGGCGCTGTTCCAGGCCTGGCCGCGCTTCTGTGCGTGTTCGAGCAAGGTGGTGAGCACCAGCTCGACGGGCCTGATCTCGTCGGCGAGGTACAGGGTGAGGCTCGCGCCGAGGGCGCCCCAGCCGCCCAGCGACACGTCGCCGACCCGCAGGACTCGTTCGGCGGCCGGGACCAGTTCGGCGGCAGGGCGGCCCTCCAGGGTGCCGAGGGCGCACAGCATGCCGAGCAGCAGTCGTTCCTCGGCGGTCTCGCCGGGCGGCAGGGTGTGGTCGCGGAACCGTTCGCTGACGCGGCGCACGGTGGACTTCTCGTCGAGCCCGGAGACCAGCGCCATCGCCTCGACGAGGGTGCGCAGGGCCTGTTCGTCCGGGGCGTCGCCCAGTTCGGCCTCGACCATGGGCAGTGTCTCGCCGACCAGCTCGAAGGCCCGCAGCGAGTTCTGGGCGCCGAGGGAGGTGATGACGTACTGGAGGACGAGTCGGCAGCGCGGACGCGGGTCGGTGGCGAGGGTCAGCGCGTGTTCCAGGCGGCTGAGCGCGGTGGGGTGGTCGGAGTGGGCGAGGACCCGGGCGGAGGCAGACAGCAGTTCGATGTCGTCGAGGTCGTGCCGCAGGGCGCGGGAGAGGTACTGGCCGGCGGTGGCGGGTGCGCCGCGCTGCTCGGCGCCGAGGGCGGCGGAGCGCAGGACGGTGACCATCCAGGGCTCGGGCACCTCGGGCAGGTGCATCAGCTGGACGGCGACCTGGTCGCTGGGGTGCCCGGAGTCGTTGAGCAGGCGTGCGGCGCGCTCGCGCAGCGCGAGGAGTTGCTCGGCCGGTGTCGCGTCCAGGACGGCCTGGCGCATGAGGTCGTGGCGGTAGGCGAGGGAGTCCGGGTACAGCAGCCCGGCGGTGCGCAGGGCCTCGACGGCGCCGGCGGCGGGGCCGGGGGTGGTGCCGGCGAGGGCCGCGACGGTTTCGATGTCGTCGGACTCCAGGACCGCGAGGGCCTTGGCGACGGCGAGTCGTTCGGGGGTGAGCCGGTCGAGGTGGAAGCGGGCGATGGTCCCGTGCCCGAGGCCGTCGTGCAGTGCGTCGGCGTCCAGCGCGGCATCCCGGGTGCGTCCCTTCAGCTCGCGCACGAGGAGCTGGACCAGGAACGGGATGCCGCCGGTCAGTTCCATGCAGCGTGCGACGACGGCGGCGTCGGGTGTGACGGCCAGGGACGCGGCGAGCATCTCGCGCACGGCATGGTCGGTGAGCGGCTCGACGTCGACGGTGAGGCAGGAGGA
The DNA window shown above is from Streptomyces chartreusis and carries:
- a CDS encoding ATP-binding protein, encoding MALTSGLKSEDEPTLVGRDLELALIREHLHGTGEGRAVLLRGPAGIGKTRLMHEVLTDLDSDARVLTVKCQASGGAAYAAVRGLFAPLGLTDGDPARHPLLAGSAALAGSAALALPALTTDGDPDGRPADMYGVMHGLYWLTASLAAERPVVLAVDDLQWCDEASLSWLGFLLRRAEGLPVSLLLTLRTEVEPARPDVLDEMTDASSCLTVDVEPLTDHAVREMLAASLAVTPDAAVVARCMELTGGIPFLVQLLVRELKGRTRDAALDADALHDGLGHGTIARFHLDRLTPERLAVAKALAVLESDDIETVAALAGTTPGPAAGAVEALRTAGLLYPDSLAYRHDLMRQAVLDATPAEQLLALRERAARLLNDSGHPSDQVAVQLMHLPEVPEPWMVTVLRSAALGAEQRGAPATAGQYLSRALRHDLDDIELLSASARVLAHSDHPTALSRLEHALTLATDPRPRCRLVLQYVITSLGAQNSLRAFELVGETLPMVEAELGDAPDEQALRTLVEAMALVSGLDEKSTVRRVSERFRDHTLPPGETAEERLLLGMLCALGTLEGRPAAELVPAAERVLRVGDVSLGGWGALGASLTLYLADEIRPVELVLTTLLEHAQKRGQAWNSALVSTTRAQVHMWAGNIAQALSDAQLAFDLVHRDLHVKSAVGPHCTLADVLVLRGDARKAEELLDLVRRPRLDQFTLESHTYMMSRARTRAALGDLEGALGHLVRCGDSLAEAGIGNPVLAPWWYDAAQVLADLGRFGEGRDVVDRVAPAVLRWGTPRAQGMLAVSRGVLTPGDTGIDELTEATRLLDGSPGRLEHARAEYLLGRRLLERGDFEGARERLRRAIDIAVLCGDRQLLDQAVPALGAAGGRLRSGTESPTDALSGSERQVAERAAAGATNREIAEALFLTQRTVEFHLTSVYRKLGIRGRGELAAVLAAERRPVG